The Halobacillus amylolyticus nucleotide sequence ATAGCTGATCGTCTTCCCGGTGTACCTTTCTAAGATGCCAAATAGGGAGTCTGCTTCTCTAACATGTTCAAGTGGAATAAGTCCTTCGGGGATTCTGTCTGTACAATAAACAACAGGCTGTTCATCAGCTGTTCGGACTCGTTCCACTCTCGCTAATTTATGTAAGTCAACTGGCGAGAAGCGTTGGCGGTCGTCCTCTGTCGGCTCCACAAGTTCAGCTGAAAGGTACTGGGATCCTGGGGTCATGCCGGATTTTCTAATCATGCCGGTCACACTGTCCAGTTCTTCGATTCCAGAAGTGAAAACAGGTTTAGGGTTTACAAAAGTACCCACACCATGTCTCCTCGTTACAACGCCTTCTTCCTCCAGAATTCTTAAGGCTTCTCGTAAAGTTGCTCTGGAGACACCTAATGTTTTGGAAAGCTCAAACTCTGATGGGAGTTTTTCTTTTTCCAGAAAGATACCATTTTCAATATCGCGCTTAATCTGCTCGATCACCTGTAAATACAGATGACGAGTATCTTGCCTGATCGACATAACCTTCACTCCAAGTCTAATTGCCTATAGGTAAGAGATCTGACATCTGACGTTCGACACATCATATTCGTGAATAATATAACACTATTATCAAAATAAATAAATAGAATTAGGACATTTTTATCGAATAATGTACATGTTTGTTTAATCCGAATTTTTAGACTCTTTATTATTATAAATATTCCTTTACTTGAACAGATTTGCTAGCCAAATAGGTAAATACTTCTATAAGAAAGCTGCCGTACATAAGTACGACAGCTTAGCTTGGTTGTTCTTCTTTTAATTCAGAAACAAGCACATTTCTAGGTTTACTTCCTTCATACGGACCTACAATTCCATTGTCTTCCATGGCATCTATTAAACGTGCCGCCCGAGTATAACCTACTCTGAATCGGCGTTGAATCATGGAAACACTTGCACTTTGCATTTCAATGACCATTTGTACGGCGTCTGGATACAGATCATCATCTACTTCCTGTTTTACTTCACTTTCTTCTTCAGGAATCATCTCTTCCTGGTATTGGGCTTTCTGTTGTTCCACACAGAAATCGACGACTCGTTCGACTTCTTCATCTGACAAAAAGGCCCCCTGAACCCGTGTTGGTTTTCCAGAACCTACAGGAGTAAACAGCATATCGCCTCGGCCAAGCAGTTTCTCAGCCCCACCCGAATCCAAAATCGTTCTCGAGTCCGTTTGCGAGGAAACACTAAATGCAATACGCGAAGGAATATTTGCCTTAATAACCCCTGTGATAACATCAACAGATGGACGCTGCGTGGCAATGATCAAATGGATTCCTGCTGCACGCGCCATTTGCGCTAATCGGGTAATGGCATCTTCGACATCATTTGAAGCAACCATCATTAAGTCAGCCAACTCATCAACGAGCACAATGATGTAAGGTAAAAATGGCTGATCGTCCTCATTCTCTTTATTATGCTTACGAATATATTCATTGTAACCTTCTATATTTCTTGTCCCTGAATCGGAGAACAAGTCATATCTTCTTTCCATTTCCGAAACGACTTTCATTAATGCTCTTGAGGCTTTCTTAGGATCAGTTACTACAGGTGCTAATAAGTGCGGAATCCCGTTGTACACATTCAGCTCAACCTTCTTAGGATCGATCATCATCATCTTCACCTCATGAGGCTTTGCTCTCATTAGTACACTCGTAATAATTCCGTTAATACAGACACTTTTTCCGCTTCCTGTTGCACCAGCTACAAGCAGGTGGGGCATCTTATTCAGCTCCGCCATCACGGCTTCACCAGAAATATCTCGTCCTAAAGCAAAGCTGAGTTTCGTATCTGGCTTCGCTCTGCCTGTTTCTAGTACTTCACGTAAAGATACCATGGAGACTTCTGTATTCGGCACTTCAATTCCAACAGCTGATTTGCCTGGAATGGGTGCTTCAATACGAATATCCTTCGCAGCAAGCGCTAAGGCGAGATCGTCATTAAGGTTCACGATTTTGCTAACCTTTACGCCTACATCTGGATAAACTTCATATTTCGTAACGGCCGGGCCAACATGAACCTTGGTAACTTTTGCCTTAACACCGAAGCTTTGGAACGTTTTTTCAAGCTTTCTGACTGTCGCCTGAATATGAGAACGTCCTTGGCTCTGGGTACTTGATGTCGGTTCATCGAGGAGGTCCATTCCAGGAAGCTTATAATCTGGATTTTCAAGTTCAG carries:
- a CDS encoding GntR family transcriptional regulator, which codes for MSIRQDTRHLYLQVIEQIKRDIENGIFLEKEKLPSEFELSKTLGVSRATLREALRILEEEGVVTRRHGVGTFVNPKPVFTSGIEELDSVTGMIRKSGMTPGSQYLSAELVEPTEDDRQRFSPVDLHKLARVERVRTADEQPVVYCTDRIPEGLIPLEHVREADSLFGILERYTGKTISYAVTHIEPIGYHEKISPILNSEPDQALLLLKQMHYTKEDEPILLSSNYFRADKFSFHVLRKRV